In Streptomyces qaidamensis, one DNA window encodes the following:
- a CDS encoding helix-turn-helix domain-containing protein, which yields MDEQPEPAQTAGGGLDRRADLSEFLRTRRARLKPEDVGLPDFGRRRVPGLRREELAQLAGVSVAYYTRLEQGNGRNVSAEVLDAIARALRLSDAEHAHLMHLAKPKQHKKKTVARSQQVRPALRHLLDSIESVPAYIVGRRSDILAWNRMASALFGDWAEVPAQERNWARMVFLRPEYRELYLEWEQKASDMVGYLRMDAGCHPDDPRLSALVGELSVKSEDFRRLWAAHDVKEKSYGVKRMRHPLVGDLALSFETFRLVDDGEQSLITYHAEPGTPSAEALRLLASWGADATRSGTRASAPSE from the coding sequence ATGGACGAACAGCCCGAACCCGCACAGACGGCCGGTGGCGGCCTGGACCGGCGCGCCGACCTCAGTGAGTTCCTGCGCACCCGGCGGGCCCGGCTGAAGCCCGAGGACGTGGGGCTGCCCGACTTCGGGCGGCGCCGGGTGCCCGGGTTGCGCCGCGAGGAGCTGGCGCAGCTGGCCGGGGTGTCCGTGGCGTACTACACGCGGCTGGAGCAGGGCAACGGCCGCAACGTCTCGGCGGAGGTGCTGGACGCGATCGCGCGCGCTCTGCGGCTGAGCGACGCCGAGCACGCGCACCTGATGCATCTGGCGAAGCCGAAGCAGCACAAGAAGAAGACGGTGGCGCGCAGCCAGCAGGTGCGGCCGGCGCTGCGGCATCTGCTGGACTCGATCGAGAGTGTCCCCGCGTACATCGTCGGACGCCGCTCCGACATCCTGGCCTGGAACCGCATGGCCTCGGCCCTCTTCGGCGACTGGGCCGAGGTGCCGGCCCAGGAGCGGAACTGGGCGCGGATGGTTTTCCTCCGCCCGGAGTACCGCGAGCTGTACCTGGAATGGGAGCAGAAGGCGTCCGACATGGTCGGCTACCTCCGCATGGACGCGGGCTGCCACCCGGACGACCCGCGGCTGTCGGCCCTGGTGGGCGAGCTCTCCGTGAAGAGTGAGGACTTCCGCCGCCTGTGGGCCGCCCACGACGTCAAGGAGAAGAGCTACGGCGTCAAGCGCATGCGCCACCCCCTGGTCGGCGACCTGGCCTTGTCCTTCGAGACGTTCCGCCTGGTGGACGACGGCGAGCAGTCCCTGATCACGTACCACGCGGAACCGGGCACCCCTTCGGCGGAGGCCCTGCGCCTGCTGGCGAGCTGGGGGGCGGACGCGACCCGCTCCGGCACCAGGGCATCGGCGCCGTCGGAGTAG